A portion of the Sphaerochaeta pleomorpha str. Grapes genome contains these proteins:
- the radC gene encoding RadC family protein, whose amino-acid sequence MKYFQNTMSSKRIKDMNVCDRPRERMQEKGADALSDEELLAILIGSGSKENPVGNVAHDLLSLIDQKPNLEYEDLKSIKGLGPAKGSLIFAALEFGRRRLPLKRRQISQPGDIYPLIRHYADRQQEHFIVTSLNGAHEIISIYVASVGTINRTLVHPREVFAPAIEQRAVAILVAHNHPSNMNGGEITPSSEDIDVTRRLKQVGGILGITVIDHMIIGGESYYSMLEHEVL is encoded by the coding sequence ATGAAATATTTTCAGAACACGATGTCATCGAAGAGAATCAAGGATATGAATGTCTGCGACCGTCCCCGCGAGCGCATGCAGGAAAAAGGAGCCGATGCCCTCAGCGATGAGGAGCTACTGGCAATCCTCATAGGTTCGGGAAGCAAGGAAAACCCGGTGGGCAATGTTGCCCATGACCTGCTCTCCCTCATCGACCAGAAACCAAACCTTGAATATGAGGACCTGAAGAGTATCAAGGGACTGGGACCTGCCAAGGGATCTTTGATTTTTGCAGCTTTGGAATTTGGCCGGCGCAGGCTTCCGCTCAAACGAAGGCAGATAAGCCAACCCGGCGATATCTACCCACTTATCCGACACTATGCAGACCGGCAGCAGGAACACTTCATTGTAACCTCCCTGAACGGGGCCCATGAGATTATCTCCATCTATGTAGCATCGGTAGGAACGATTAACCGAACGCTTGTCCACCCCCGTGAGGTCTTTGCCCCTGCCATCGAACAGAGGGCGGTGGCAATCCTGGTTGCCCATAACCATCCTTCGAACATGAACGGGGGTGAGATTACCCCGAGCTCGGAGGATATCGATGTAACCAGACGTTTGAAACAAGTAGGGGGAATTCTGGGGATTACCGTCATAGACCATATGATCATAGGGGGAGAAAGTTATTACAGCATGCTCGAGCATGAGGTTCTATAG
- a CDS encoding SHOCT-like domain-containing protein has product MSEERMRVLHMLAEGKITAEETEKLLQALEGVPKVSETNPWKQSMDVKGKYLYVQVEPKEGKSSERVSVKVPLALVKAGLNISKLIPVEAQDKIQSSMQESGIPFKLSDIDAQNFDEIIEALEQMSIDVDTDESTVKVFCR; this is encoded by the coding sequence ATGAGTGAAGAGAGAATGAGAGTATTGCATATGCTTGCAGAGGGAAAAATCACTGCCGAGGAGACTGAGAAACTGCTACAGGCGTTAGAGGGTGTGCCGAAAGTATCTGAAACCAACCCTTGGAAACAGTCGATGGATGTCAAAGGGAAGTACTTATATGTGCAGGTGGAACCCAAGGAGGGAAAATCCTCCGAACGGGTCTCAGTCAAAGTCCCCCTCGCTTTGGTAAAAGCAGGTTTGAACATTTCCAAATTGATTCCTGTCGAAGCCCAGGACAAAATCCAGTCATCCATGCAGGAAAGCGGGATACCTTTCAAGCTGAGTGATATTGATGCACAGAACTTTGATGAGATCATTGAAGCGCTTGAACAAATGAGCATCGATGTGGACACCGATGAATCAACAGTGAAGGTGTTTTGCAGATAG